A window from Triplophysa dalaica isolate WHDGS20190420 chromosome 3, ASM1584641v1, whole genome shotgun sequence encodes these proteins:
- the clul1 gene encoding clusterin-like protein 1 isoform X1: MKTLMLSLVLLGSLGVFHCAPDPVLPGVTADTLKRLSLEGQKLVDEEVTKALYGIKEMKEVMARNEEKHTNLMKSLKHSGEKKKEASEIAEEVKKKLNEAEQQCRVSFNSSWEACRPCLEDTCKNFFTNTCRRGFSTFTNKLQDFFQRLSSRFGPRDAQVVLIQSAETPDLEVVRIEDSFNNLLTKVGTLVNHSVVLVSHFHRELDQALRTAFSPEADRETELMLKPSNEDLDSDFLQGVGLDDVLESFFDFGRSVMEEFGAVITQVFSDLHDSVEEKNANEEKKLFPRFLQNKRLCRDLRRQSSECWQLQGKCESCHGAVFTECPSMRELHVELDEASQLLEVSRQQYEEVLSIVRRHTEDTINWISNMAFDFGWVAELADNTTSPKSIFNIAPVVARSEEGDNRSSSDTKVEVNILHSPTLTLTVPAGLTLQDPAYIQYVTQEALDMYKQMVRHGDVYTK; this comes from the exons ATGAAGACACTGATGCTCTCTCTGGTTTTACTGGGATCTCTGGGGGTCTTTCACTGCGCCCCTGATCCTGTCCTGCCCGGAGTAACAGCTGACACCCTCAAAC GTCTTTCTCTAGAGGGACAGAAGTTGGTGGATGAAGAGGTTACTAAAGCACTGTATGGAATCAAAGAAATGAAGGAGGTGATGGCCAGGAATgaggagaaacacacaaacctcatGAAGTCTCTCAAGCACAGTGGAGAGAAGAAGAAG GAGGCATCAGAGATCGCAGAGGAGGTAAAAAAGAAGCTGAATGAAGCAGAGCAGCAGTGTAGGGTGTCTTTCAATTCCTCCTGGGAGGCATGTCGACCCTGCCTTGAAGACACCTGTAAGAACTTCTTCACCAACACCTGTCGTCGCGGGTTCTCCACCTTCACCAATAAA CTCCAGGACTTCTTTCAAAGACTGAGTTCTCGCTTTGGCCCTCGTGACGCTCAGGTTGTGTTGATTCAGAGCGCAGAGACCCCTGACCTGGAGGTGGTGAGGATCGAGGACTCCTTCAACAACCTGCTCACCAAAGTGGGAACCCTGGTCAATCACAGTGTGGTGTTGGTGTCTCACTTCCACCGTGAGCTGGACCAGGCTCTACGCACAGCCTTCAGCCCTGAGGCGGACCGTGAAACCGAGCTGATGCTCAAGCCCTCCAATGAAGATCTGGATTCGGACTTCCTGCAGGGTGTGGGCCTGGACGATGTTTTGGAGTCTTTCTTTGACTTCGGCAGAAGCGTGATGGAGGAGTTTGGCGCAGTGATCACACAGGTCTTCAGTGACCTGCATGATTCTGTGGAGGAAAAGAACGCAAATGAAG AGAAGAAACTCTTCCCCAGATTTCTGCAAAACAAGAGACTGTGCCGAGATCTGCGCAGACAGTCGTCAGAATGCTGGCAGCTGCAGGGAAAGTGCGAGTCCTGTCACGGAGCCGTGTTCacag AATGCCCAAGCATGAGGGAGCTGCACGTGGAGCTGGATGAAGCCTCTCAGCTGCTGGAGGTGTCCAGGCAGCAATACGAGGAGGTGCTGAGCATCGTGCGACGTCACACCGAGGACACCATCAACTGGATCAGCAACATGGCTTTTGACTTCGGTTGGGTGGCCGAGCTTGCCGACAACACCACCAGCCCTAAGAGCATCTTTAACATTGCACCG GTGGTGGCAAGGTCTGAAGAAGGCGACAACAGATCATCATCAGACACAAAAGTGGAGGTGAATATCCTGCACTCACCCACTCTCACCCTGACCGTCCCTGCTGGCCTCACACTTCAGGATCCCGCTTACATTCAATATGTGACACAGGAGGCTCTGGACATGTACAAACAGATGGTCAG GCACGGTGATGTGTACACCAAATAG
- the clul1 gene encoding clusterin-like protein 1 isoform X2 → MKTLMLSLVLLGSLGVFHCAPDPVLPGVTADTLKRLSLEGQKLVDEEVTKALYGIKEMKEVMARNEEKHTNLMKSLKHSGEKKKEASEIAEEVKKKLNEAEQQCRVSFNSSWEACRPCLEDTCKNFFTNTCRRGFSTFTNKLQDFFQRLSSRFGPRDAQVVLIQSAETPDLEVVRIEDSFNNLLTKVGTLVNHSVVLVSHFHRELDQALRTAFSPEADRETELMLKPSNEDLDSDFLQGVGLDDVLESFFDFGRSVMEEFGAVITQVFSDLHDSVEEKNANEEKKLFPRFLQNKRLCRDLRRQSSECWQLQGKCESCHGAVFTECPSMRELHVELDEASQLLEVSRQQYEEVLSIVRRHTEDTINWISNMAFDFGWVAELADNTTSPKSIFNIAPVVARSEEGDNRSSSDTKVEVNILHSPTLTLTVPAGLTLQDPAYIQYVTQEALDMYKQMVR, encoded by the exons ATGAAGACACTGATGCTCTCTCTGGTTTTACTGGGATCTCTGGGGGTCTTTCACTGCGCCCCTGATCCTGTCCTGCCCGGAGTAACAGCTGACACCCTCAAAC GTCTTTCTCTAGAGGGACAGAAGTTGGTGGATGAAGAGGTTACTAAAGCACTGTATGGAATCAAAGAAATGAAGGAGGTGATGGCCAGGAATgaggagaaacacacaaacctcatGAAGTCTCTCAAGCACAGTGGAGAGAAGAAGAAG GAGGCATCAGAGATCGCAGAGGAGGTAAAAAAGAAGCTGAATGAAGCAGAGCAGCAGTGTAGGGTGTCTTTCAATTCCTCCTGGGAGGCATGTCGACCCTGCCTTGAAGACACCTGTAAGAACTTCTTCACCAACACCTGTCGTCGCGGGTTCTCCACCTTCACCAATAAA CTCCAGGACTTCTTTCAAAGACTGAGTTCTCGCTTTGGCCCTCGTGACGCTCAGGTTGTGTTGATTCAGAGCGCAGAGACCCCTGACCTGGAGGTGGTGAGGATCGAGGACTCCTTCAACAACCTGCTCACCAAAGTGGGAACCCTGGTCAATCACAGTGTGGTGTTGGTGTCTCACTTCCACCGTGAGCTGGACCAGGCTCTACGCACAGCCTTCAGCCCTGAGGCGGACCGTGAAACCGAGCTGATGCTCAAGCCCTCCAATGAAGATCTGGATTCGGACTTCCTGCAGGGTGTGGGCCTGGACGATGTTTTGGAGTCTTTCTTTGACTTCGGCAGAAGCGTGATGGAGGAGTTTGGCGCAGTGATCACACAGGTCTTCAGTGACCTGCATGATTCTGTGGAGGAAAAGAACGCAAATGAAG AGAAGAAACTCTTCCCCAGATTTCTGCAAAACAAGAGACTGTGCCGAGATCTGCGCAGACAGTCGTCAGAATGCTGGCAGCTGCAGGGAAAGTGCGAGTCCTGTCACGGAGCCGTGTTCacag AATGCCCAAGCATGAGGGAGCTGCACGTGGAGCTGGATGAAGCCTCTCAGCTGCTGGAGGTGTCCAGGCAGCAATACGAGGAGGTGCTGAGCATCGTGCGACGTCACACCGAGGACACCATCAACTGGATCAGCAACATGGCTTTTGACTTCGGTTGGGTGGCCGAGCTTGCCGACAACACCACCAGCCCTAAGAGCATCTTTAACATTGCACCG GTGGTGGCAAGGTCTGAAGAAGGCGACAACAGATCATCATCAGACACAAAAGTGGAGGTGAATATCCTGCACTCACCCACTCTCACCCTGACCGTCCCTGCTGGCCTCACACTTCAGGATCCCGCTTACATTCAATATGTGACACAGGAGGCTCTGGACATGTACAAACAGATGGTCAGGTGA